Proteins encoded together in one Terriglobia bacterium window:
- a CDS encoding site-specific integrase: MIDRTRYQFGSVTLKKRAKGADVWEFRYYETQADNTRKRKATFVGTTNQYKNKSDARVAVEALLLKLNEEKPQHHLGAVTFGAICDRYIEEELPQRYSTRKSYLSNIKLHIRPRWERYLLHQIRPMVVEGWLKNMEMAPKSKAHIRSVMHLMFECAARWELFNDRRNPIQIVRVKDGSKRRQRPPVFTVQEYETILGLLKEPYRTMVIVAQCLGLRVSEIAALQWQDFDFERQQLLVQRSIVNGNVDDVKTEYSRDHVPLDAALVEVLLVWSKEATPTEEGWVFASPSTNKPYQTTEIQKRHIRPAGCCLVECPTCGAGVGVWCSQVKPTPNGKRLLIHEERQAAAGKYGHLGWHTFRHTYRSWLDETGAPMKVQQELMRHASIQTTMNVYGQAMTSSKREANSKVVEMVLKPMKASA, encoded by the coding sequence TTGATTGATCGCACACGATATCAATTTGGAAGCGTCACGCTTAAGAAGCGGGCGAAGGGAGCCGACGTTTGGGAGTTCCGGTACTACGAGACGCAGGCCGACAATACGAGGAAGCGTAAAGCGACCTTCGTCGGAACCACGAATCAGTACAAGAACAAGTCAGACGCGCGGGTTGCAGTAGAAGCCCTTCTCCTAAAACTCAACGAAGAGAAACCACAGCATCACCTGGGTGCTGTCACCTTCGGCGCAATCTGCGACCGATACATCGAGGAAGAGTTGCCACAGCGTTACTCAACCCGGAAGTCGTATCTGTCGAATATCAAGTTGCATATTCGCCCAAGGTGGGAGCGTTACTTGTTGCACCAGATCCGGCCTATGGTGGTCGAAGGATGGTTGAAGAACATGGAAATGGCCCCGAAGTCGAAGGCGCATATCCGCAGCGTCATGCACCTGATGTTCGAGTGCGCGGCCCGCTGGGAATTGTTCAACGACCGTCGCAACCCCATCCAGATTGTCCGGGTCAAGGACGGCAGCAAGCGGCGGCAGCGCCCGCCGGTGTTTACTGTGCAGGAGTATGAAACCATCCTCGGTCTGTTGAAAGAACCGTACCGAACGATGGTGATTGTGGCGCAGTGCCTCGGTCTTCGCGTGAGCGAGATCGCGGCGCTTCAGTGGCAAGACTTCGATTTCGAGCGTCAACAGCTTCTCGTACAGCGGAGCATCGTGAACGGGAACGTCGATGACGTGAAGACGGAGTATTCGCGGGATCATGTACCGCTTGATGCGGCCCTAGTAGAGGTTCTGCTCGTATGGAGCAAGGAGGCCACGCCGACGGAAGAAGGCTGGGTCTTCGCAAGCCCCTCCACGAACAAGCCCTACCAGACGACCGAGATTCAGAAGCGGCACATTCGCCCTGCGGGATGCTGCCTTGTGGAGTGTCCGACGTGCGGTGCGGGGGTTGGGGTCTGGTGCAGCCAGGTCAAACCGACCCCGAACGGCAAACGGCTACTCATCCACGAGGAACGGCAGGCCGCTGCCGGGAAGTACGGTCATCTCGGCTGGCACACGTTCCGCCACACGTACCGTTCGTGGCTGGACGAGACCGGAGCGCCGATGAAGGTGCAGCAGGAACTTATGCGT
- a CDS encoding helix-turn-helix domain-containing protein, giving the protein MFDEKKPPASAGTADGRPRIDREPLLDSHQAAAMLKVHPRTLQRLVHRGEIAAVHVGKLWRFKASVLTEWIDRDIAS; this is encoded by the coding sequence ATGTTCGACGAGAAAAAGCCACCGGCGAGTGCAGGAACGGCCGATGGCCGTCCCCGTATCGACCGCGAGCCGTTGCTCGACAGCCATCAGGCGGCGGCCATGCTCAAGGTTCATCCGAGAACTCTCCAGAGGCTTGTCCATCGTGGAGAAATCGCAGCCGTGCATGTCGGCAAGCTATGGCGTTTCAAGGCATCGGTGCTGACCGAATGGATCGACAGAGACATCGCCAGCTAA